From Zavarzinella sp., one genomic window encodes:
- the rpmJ gene encoding 50S ribosomal protein L36 — MKVRASVRKMCDKCKLIRRKGVVRVICVDPRHKQRQG; from the coding sequence ATGAAAGTGCGTGCAAGTGTTCGAAAAATGTGCGATAAGTGCAAGCTGATTCGCAGAAAAGGCGTAGTGCGTGTCATCTGCGTCGATCCGCGTCATAAACAGCGCCAAGGTTAA
- the rpsM gene encoding 30S ribosomal protein S13, translated as MPRIQGVDLPTNKPTHISLRYLRGIGPTTAFELCEKANIDPFRSAKELNDDDIARIATILDREFLVEGALRRTEASNIDRLRHIGCYRGMRHRRGLPCRGQRTKTNARTRKGKRKTVAGKKGVKDLK; from the coding sequence ATGCCCCGTATTCAAGGTGTAGACTTACCGACAAACAAACCAACGCACATTTCATTGCGCTATCTGCGTGGGATTGGTCCCACCACTGCGTTTGAATTGTGCGAGAAAGCGAACATCGATCCTTTTCGCAGTGCGAAAGAGTTGAACGATGACGATATCGCCCGAATTGCCACGATCCTCGATCGTGAATTTCTGGTGGAAGGTGCTTTGCGGCGTACGGAAGCATCCAACATCGATCGGTTGCGACATATCGGCTGCTATCGCGGAATGCGTCACCGCCGTGGTTTGCCGTGCCGTGGTCAGCGAACGAAAACGAACGCACGAACCCGGAAAGGTAAGCGGAAGACGGTTGCAGGTAAGAAGGGTGTTAAAGATCTGAAGTAG
- the rpsK gene encoding 30S ribosomal protein S11, with the protein MAKQKKRKIRKNVSKGVAHILSTFNNTIVTITDPMGDVLCTSSAGAVGFKGSRKSTPYAAQRAAESCAEKAAKYGVKDVEVRVKGPGAGRESAISALHQSGLNVKQIEDVTPLPHNGCRPPKKRRV; encoded by the coding sequence ATGGCGAAGCAGAAAAAGCGTAAGATCCGTAAGAATGTGAGCAAAGGTGTTGCCCACATTCTTTCCACGTTTAACAATACGATTGTCACCATCACCGATCCAATGGGCGATGTGTTGTGCACCTCGTCTGCTGGTGCAGTGGGCTTCAAAGGGAGCCGGAAGAGCACCCCGTATGCAGCCCAGCGTGCCGCAGAAAGCTGTGCTGAAAAAGCCGCCAAGTATGGCGTAAAAGATGTCGAAGTAAGAGTCAAAGGCCCTGGGGCTGGTCGTGAATCGGCCATCTCTGCCCTCCATCAGTCTGGCTTGAATGTCAAGCAGATTGAAGATGTGACACCGTTGCCTCATAACGGTTGTCGGCCCCCGAAAAAGCGTCGTGTATAA
- the rpsD gene encoding 30S ribosomal protein S4 — MARYTDPVCKRCRREGTKLYLKGSRCYSPKCPMDRDNRKKPPGMHGARKSKLSEYGVRLREKQKLKFFYGVLERQFRRYFSLAAKAPQNTGEELLSILERRLDNVIHRLGFAPSRNSARQLVNAGHVMVNGHPCNIPSMLLRPGDTIKVKSREKSLKLARELMRDGPKERIPDYLEVVPGEIPEAKVTRVPSRGDVDPRISEIREQLIIEIATR, encoded by the coding sequence ATGGCCCGGTATACCGATCCTGTTTGTAAACGTTGTCGCCGTGAAGGCACCAAGCTCTATCTGAAGGGTAGCCGCTGCTATTCTCCCAAATGTCCAATGGACCGGGATAATCGCAAAAAGCCACCTGGAATGCACGGTGCGCGCAAATCCAAGCTGAGCGAATATGGTGTTCGCTTACGGGAAAAGCAAAAGCTGAAGTTCTTCTACGGGGTACTGGAACGCCAGTTTCGCCGTTACTTCTCTCTGGCTGCCAAGGCACCCCAGAATACGGGTGAAGAACTGCTGAGCATTCTCGAACGGCGGTTGGATAACGTCATCCACCGTTTGGGCTTCGCACCCTCCCGTAACAGTGCACGCCAATTGGTGAACGCTGGTCACGTGATGGTGAACGGCCATCCTTGCAATATTCCCAGTATGCTCCTGCGTCCTGGTGATACTATCAAGGTGAAGTCACGCGAAAAGAGCCTGAAGCTCGCTCGCGAACTGATGCGGGACGGACCGAAAGAGCGGATTCCGGATTACCTCGAAGTGGTGCCTGGTGAAATCCCAGAAGCCAAAGTAACCCGTGTTCCATCACGTGGTGATGTAGATCCTCGCATCAGCGAAATCCGCGAACAGTTAATTATTGAAATTGCAACAAGATAA
- a CDS encoding DNA-directed RNA polymerase subunit alpha — MRVQWRNLELPNTVTASSDNTETYGKFFIDPFERGLGTSVGNSLRRVLLSTLEGSAVTRVKIKGVQHEISSIRGVVEDVTEIILNIKALVVKNIADVPKTIMIERHTKGVVRAADIQHDDTIQVFNPDHIIATLTDDIPFVVEMTIENGRGYRYAEENIPADREIGVIPVDSSFSPVINVKMAIEETRVGQKTNYDRLILEIWTNGTTTPNLALVEAAKILRKHLNPFIQYTEPGPEMPINEQLDFGGHTHDVGDAELERKLNMSLAELELSVRATNCLESENIQTVRQLVSRSEDELLEVRNFGDTTLREVRLRLTEHGLTLGMRLPAPKAAK, encoded by the coding sequence ATGCGCGTTCAGTGGCGGAATCTCGAATTACCGAATACAGTCACCGCAAGTTCCGACAATACCGAAACTTATGGCAAATTCTTTATTGATCCTTTTGAGCGTGGCCTCGGCACCAGCGTGGGCAACAGTCTTCGCCGTGTGCTGCTCTCTACCCTCGAAGGCAGTGCTGTCACCCGTGTGAAAATCAAAGGGGTGCAGCACGAAATCAGTTCGATTCGTGGTGTGGTTGAAGATGTGACGGAAATTATCCTGAACATCAAGGCACTTGTGGTAAAAAACATCGCCGATGTGCCGAAAACAATTATGATTGAACGGCACACCAAAGGTGTCGTGCGTGCGGCCGATATCCAGCACGATGACACCATCCAGGTCTTCAATCCGGACCATATTATCGCTACTCTGACCGATGATATCCCCTTTGTGGTGGAAATGACCATCGAAAATGGTCGTGGCTACCGCTACGCAGAAGAAAACATTCCCGCCGACCGTGAGATTGGTGTCATCCCAGTCGACAGCAGTTTCTCGCCCGTCATCAATGTGAAGATGGCAATCGAAGAGACCCGCGTCGGCCAGAAAACCAACTATGACCGGCTGATTCTGGAAATCTGGACCAATGGCACTACCACTCCGAACCTGGCGTTGGTGGAAGCTGCCAAGATTCTCCGCAAACACTTGAATCCATTTATCCAGTACACCGAACCTGGTCCCGAAATGCCCATTAACGAGCAACTCGACTTCGGTGGCCATACCCACGATGTGGGCGATGCGGAACTGGAACGGAAGCTCAACATGAGCCTGGCAGAACTGGAACTTTCTGTGCGAGCCACCAACTGTCTCGAATCGGAAAACATCCAGACTGTCCGCCAACTGGTTTCTCGCTCGGAAGACGAACTGCTCGAAGTTCGCAATTTCGGTGATACCACCCTGCGGGAAGTGCGTCTTCGCCTGACCGAACATGGGCTGACCCTGGGGATGCGTCTGCCGGCACCGAAAGCAGCAAAATAA